One Lepisosteus oculatus isolate fLepOcu1 chromosome 4, fLepOcu1.hap2, whole genome shotgun sequence genomic window, gtacaagTTTCAATGTAAGATTGTTCATATGCACAAAAACACCCCTAAAACATGGATTTTGTAATTGAAAATGTATCAAAACTACTTTAATCAAAACTGCACTTAAATCAATATGTAAAGCAAGTACCTGTTTGTATTACATGTAGATTGCAAGCTTTTTTTTGTCACATTTCATCATTACgcaaaatgatatacagtataccttcCCATAGAAATCGCTCATCTGATACAAGGGGATGTGCTGAGTCCCTCCACACATCTCAGCAACTTCTTCATCAGATACAGGCTGCAAGCCCCTACCAGAGATTGGTACAGGAAATAGCATCTGCTACTCAGCAcatggttaataataataataattaataataattgcttatatagcacttttctggacactacactcaaagcgctttacaggtaatgggctcccctccaccaccaccaatgtgcagcatccacctggatgatgcgacggcagccatagtgcgccagaacgctcaccacacatcagctatcagtggggaggagagcagagtaatgaagacaaattatagatggggattattaggaggccatgattggtaagggccaatgggaaatttggccaggacaccggggttacacccctactcttttcgagaaacgccctgggatctctccacagagagtcaggaccttggttttacttctcatccgaaggacagcacctgtttttacagtatagtgtccccgtccctatactggggcattaggacccacatggaccgcagggtgagcaccccctgctgaacccactaacacctcttccagcagcaaccttagtttttcattaagcagatgtgaactgaCCAGTTCTGatttgcagagtgatatggctgctggttaaTGTACATCCTGTCCTCTTCAGGTACCACAAAAGCTATTTTAAGAGACATAGCTGATATAGTTCATGCAGCCATTATATTCCGAAGCTTCTCAGTTGGCTTTTCATTTCTTTGGGTCAGCACATAAAATACAGAGCTCTGATGAGTCATGTCATggggctttttttcttttttatcccaATGTGTATGAAATGATCCTCTGTTGGCTCCTTTAAGTGCAATTCCTTTAAGTGCAAGTGGGCGGAACAGTGTCTTTGTAGCAAAGGATCTGCTCTTGTGGCTGGAatttgccggttcaaatcctgtggccggcagaggaatcctactcctttgggctcctgagcaaggccctcaaccccagctgctccagggggtgatgtacaatggctgaccctgtgctctgaccccaagcttctctccctgtctgtgtgtttcatggagtcaaagttggggtatgcgaaaaggatgaattcctaatgcataTAAGTATAAGTCTATAAGTTGCAAAAAACTAATTGTTAGATAAAGCTGCAACTCAAAACTATTTATGTCTGCTTAGCAGTAAGTggcaataaaaaggaaaatgtgtaTCATCATGAAAGGCAAactgaagtgaatttaaaacattaacaaccAAGGAAAACATTCAACTGAAGTAGCAGGCAAAGAGTTACCTATATGCCGTTCCAGACTGAATGTAGTGGAAAGCATCGATCTTCATCAGAAGGCTCTGTAAAGAAGACTGTTGTTATATTGATGGAAAAGTATTTCTGATcaaacatttaaatacaataacCAATGAACCTCAGAGTTTCTGCCACTATGCTAATATTTGCTACAGCTTTTTCACTTACGTGACAGCTTGTTGTGAAGGGctctttaaatataaaatttgaTTGGAACGTTTATGTCACTTGACAACTGTAGCACCTTTGATGCATACAGAACATGAGTACATTTGTACATTTGATAAACAATGAACCCATCAAGACTTGTACAGCTTTCAAGACTCAAAACCCATCCAGAGAACTTATGACCTAGCAATTGAAAAGTCAGTTACCTTCTGCACATCATAGTGGAGACCTCTTATAGCAAACATAAGAATATATTCATAGGTCCTAATGCCTTTAGGATACTGCAAATAAGAGAAAAGTAACTATAAATGCAAAACAGATTAACCATATTTAATTAGCTTATTCTgaaaagacaaagacaaaaaaaggagCATGCCCAAGGCTGTTACTCTTCATTAGTGCTGAGAGTGTATTGTACCTTGAACTCTTCAACCAGGATTTCTTTGGCAGTACTGAAGATCATTTTGTGCAAGGAACTTGAATACTGAGTGAGGGTGTAGTCATATTCGAAACCATAGATCTCAACTTCACCCAGGCGGATCTCATTGTTAGCGTATATTGTGGCTGGATTCAGGAGGTTACACACACCAGGGGGCAGATCTGAAAAGTAAAGcattttacaattaaaagcattttacaaaCAAGTCCATAGACCTGTACCGAGGACACAGAATGTTTTTCACATATTATGGAGAACAAACTTCAAAAATATGTTTAGCTAGATGTCCTGAGAAACAACAATTTCACTTTTATCAAACAATTGTTTCAGCATATACTTAAAAGAGCACTGGTAGAGGTCATATCAGTGACTGTTCCCAGCAAAAACTAAACCACTTTATGTCAAGGCTAACACAGTTTCACAGTTAATACCAACTGTGGGATTTCATCTCAGAAAGCCTAAGGACAATCTGAAATTTTCTCCATAAATGAAGATGAATTAGAGGGCAGGGAACtagttttaaaatctgaattgaagattttaaaatatactaaaCAGGGTtgctgtatatgtactgtagttatggACAGCAAAATTGAAAACTTTGTCAATTTTGTCAGCACATAATTACCACTTTCAGTTCAGGCCTGCTGACCCCAGTGTTTCTCTCTAACTACTGTAAAACCGTATAGCCTTTTGACATTGGGATAACAGTTTGCTTATCAATGATTTATAACTATTATTGTTCTCTAAAACACTGCAATAAATACAGTGAGCCATTGTGTACTTAAAGATCAACCAGAATACTTGCAGAAAGTATTCAGCAGTTGACAAAAATGTGCCTACATCTGTATTTTTATCTCAATCTTAAAAGAAGTATCCAAAATCTCAAAAGAACCCtactaaaataaaatagtaatttaCATTGAAAACGAACATGGAAAACAGACAAAAGTGCTCTGTATGTTCTAACTTACAAAACTGTGGTTATGTTTAGTCACATATCCGCTGCGGCACGTCCACATCGCACAAAGCAGCACTTTGTCCAGCACACCAGTTGTTCAAACCCAACATAATAACACGCTCTCGTCTACTGTCCTCCAATGAAATGGAAAACGCTACCAacactccaaaataaataacacttaAAGGGCAACATTATACTGTCTTTAAACATCGTCGCCTGTCGAGACTTGCCATAAACAagcctttttatttcattatatcTTGCCCAAAGATACGTTGTGCTGTCTAATCTTTCAGCTGCACTGCTAACCGAGCTGCTGTAGTCGCCAGCCTTCTTCAAAGCAGGGTGGTGGTGATGATGCCGAACGCACCCTGTACACTTTCCTTCTGCAGCAGCTGGGCGGCAGGCTTTCGTGCTGCATCCCGCAGCAGAAAACGATGGAACGGCTTCAACACCCCAGTTGCCATTTCTGGGTATGAAGTAAAAGGAGAGCGTGGCACTTTTTACAGCATTATGCTTTTAACTTGATAAAGGCACTTTCGCTTGAATGGGCAATACGTGGCACAACCCCCTCCGGTTCGGGCAGCCTGAATGTTATTTGACAGCAAGCACACAGAGGCTAGAAAGGGTTTCCAGTTGTTTATCCAACAAATTGCAGCACCCAATCAATACCTCGTGGTTCAACAGTATCCCAAACCAAGAAGAGTCGAACACGAGATCTCCACCCTGCCCTCCCTGTCCTGCAGTGACTTGCAGTTCCTCAGTcaacagacaaaaagaaaacattgatgGAAATTTCTGCAATTAGAAAAACTCACCCTCAGAGAGCTGCGTAACGTTAGACAGCATTCATGataagtattctgtttctgtgcGTTTGAGATAGGCACCATAGGTCTACTTTAATGTTCCGTCTTATttgattaatttgaaaaatgctgtcTTGTAAAGCCAGGTTTAAATTAATGCATTAATGTAATGAATTAATGTAAAGCCATTTGAATTAATATATAATGATTTATGAAAAATACCTAAGTTCTTAGTTTAAAAAATTGATCCATTACAATATTATGTTCAAAATATACGGCCGTGTATTTTGTGTCATGGGGTGCTCCTTGGGGGCTGTGTTTACTTGAGTTATGCAATCATGTTCTGTGTTTTCCTAAACACAGCAGAAATAATATAACAGTCATCACAGATTGGCAAACTGTTTGCCTGGACACTCATCACTTACCACACAGTTACAGGCAGATggagagacacaaaacaaaggaaggagGGACAGTGTGCTGTGATCCATGATAACTGCACTGCATACAGCCATTTTATGTGTCCCCTATTTAAGTCCTGAGTTTTTGGCAGAAATATAATATTATGGGGACATCCAGGGGAAGGTGGAACCAGGTCTGTGTCTTTTCCCCCATTTCTTTATTTGTTGCAGACAGTAGAGTAGGGGGAGTATAATAGAAGATATTGTTTGGGACTGCTGGAACTGAAGAGGACGCTATATACAATTGAgggactgtgctgtgttgtctcTGTCTTAAGTGCAGAGGAAGGATGTACACTAAGATACCAGACTGATCTGAGCTGGTTTGGGACAGGGGTGTTGCTGGATGTTTTGGTTACTCTGCACCACAATGTTCATGTTTTTGTGTATATGTCCCTtatgaatcttttttttcctgcattcTTTATATTGATTACACTGTGATAATGTTTTGTGGTTGATAGAGGAATAAAAACTATTATTTCATATTCCTGCCTTGGGTGTGCTGACAGTTCTGTAGAATCCAATGAACCTGCATGGGGAGAAGGGCCCCAGCACCTTTAAAACAGCTAGGTGGTGAATTCAGGACTATATGTGGTGATACCTTTAGCACAAATGCTTATTTCTCCAATAAGTGTACAATTCCAAAAGATCTTTACAGAGTCTTGTTCAAATCAAAATCTATAGTCACTCCTGAGGGGAAAGCTCTATACAGGCGCCGCACTCCATGCGCCCCAATAGTCCTGGGATGCTCTTCTGGAGGTGCAGGAGGATATTCAGCTCACATTGGAAAGCCTGTACACATCTCCCCTCCCTGTAAGAGCTGGCAACCTGCAGTGGAAGATCCTGCACTCCACCCTGGCTGTTACCTCCTTTAAATCTGTAGCTAGAGATTTAGAGGGAAACTCAGTTTTCCACAGCTATGGCATCTATTCTCACCCAGCACCCATATTTAGTCTTCTTATCTGGCTCTTTATCAACCCCGACCTAGTCTTCTGTACTACTATCTTTTCAAGATGGGTTACATTTAAAAGAGGAAGAAAGCTACCCATTTCTTATCACAATGGAAAATCTTACGATATCAATACAGCAGCAGGACAAAGCTGTGGGGGCGGTCCATGGTGTTTAGGGCCCCCAAGGGCGGCACAAACGCTAAAAGAAGTGCTTCAGCAGGATATCAAAATATCAAATGACTAGCACGCCTCACTGAGTAATGAAAATGGGCTTCAGTGTACTTGAAACAGTCTTCTCCAGGCTGATATTGTCCATAGTACCTATATTAAACCAGGTTCACCACAGTACCTATCACACCTAACCATGCTTCAAATTGTTTTGTGCAATCATATGAAAGCTTGAGCAAAAATATCAGTACTTATCTAATTTAAATTACACAGCCTTTAAAACAAGCAAATGATTAAATctgagaaattattttattaaaatcaaCTGAGAAGTTAATTTCCATCAAACCTCTTCAGTGTACAAGGTAAAACATTGtattacagagaaaataatgTGGAAATTAAGCATCTTTTCTTGACCAAGGGGGAGACATGCTCTCTGAGAACTGATATGTAGCCAGGCAGTTCATTTATCCATTTGCTTGGTTTGCCAGTCCCTCCTCTGTCTTCTTCTGATAGTTTCTCTCAGACTGTTTTCTCCTGTAAACATCATCTGGAAAACAACAACCAAATGCACCTTTATGACAGTAGGCGACTTGCTGCATATTGCATTATTAAACGAaatttaaaagttaattaaCATCAGTTACATCAAAAACTCAGTTGAAacgtttaaaattttaaattttgataaatgaaaaaatgatatttctcGGATCATTGCAAAAACATCGGATTGTGCAGTTCATCACTCAAGACAAACGCTCCAAATAAACGTAGAAATGttttaggataattagaaaagcGGAGCGGtacacattaaaatgtatacCTGACGTGCTATTACTAAAACTTTTAGTAAAAGAAGCTTTATGTGCTTTATGTtgacttacagaaagtctcctTCCCGATCCTCACATTGATCATAATCCACTCCATCACTCCTCCCAGAACGAAAAATAGTGGCAGGAATCTGTACGTACCAAAGCGACGCTTTCCCGGAACTAAGCTTAGTACATATCTAATGCTTTGACTGTTCAGaagcattttctatttttaatacacTTCAGGAAACTCTGAATCTTACGTCGAGACAGGAACCGTAAAtaataaacactgaaaacacttgttaaaacattttagtggGTAGACTGAACACCATGCAAAACTTCCATTGCTAAGGCAGACAAGTTCGGTTTGAATCAAACTGCAACTAAAAAAACTATTCCCCAGAACGCGTTCTCTCTCTGAAACCTCTACCACTTACatcaacaccaccaccacaaagAAAACGCTTTCTTTCACTTCCTAACAAACTAGTAGAAGTAGCTACGGAACCTCTACGGGGACAAACATCCCTTTTTCTCCTTTGTTATTGAATTCGATGATTACCATAAGCACCAAcatgttatgttaaaaatgtttgtcgTTACCCTTCGTATGGAagcctatggaagcccgtttccgccagggaaacgcaattctgagatactaagtcggaattctgagttgctaagtcgcaattctgagatactaagtcggaattctgacttactaagtcgcaattctgagatattaagtcggaattctgacttactaagtcgcaattctgagatactaagtcggaattctgagttgctaagtcgcaattctgagatactaagtcggaattctgacttactaagtcgcaattctgagatactaagtcggaattctgagataccatagcgcgttttttttttactccctggcggaaacgggcttccatacatACTTCAGcaatttaattatataaatttattttttcagcatgttttaattaaataagaaaatgttaGAAAATGTTCAACATTTTACTTTAAACCTTGTACTCATGATCAAGTTCCTCTTTTTAGTGGAGTTTActgatggatgttttttttgtatatgaAACTCCTCACATTTATTGGCAGCCCTTTCTCTCCGTTGTTCATCATAGGTAACTAGCACTGAAACAAATTTGCCAAATACAATATCACAATAGTATATACTCTAGTGCAGTTTTTCTCAACCTGCGGCCTTCAACGTCCGACCCCTTTTTAATAAATTAGATTTGTTTGCAGTCGATTCCTtcgataaaaaataaaaaaatagaactcGCAGCACCAATAAGAGTGTGTTCTAGTCACGTAAACCCGCTTTTGAATAGATTTGCTGGTGATCAGATTAATTTTCATTCATCTTTAATTTCATTAAAGTGCTGCACGTAGGCTATAACGTCCTGAgtcctgagctttgtcaccagttggctGGGTATCATGGAATttaatgctgaactgtagtccacaaataACAGGGAGTGGTAAATTGTTTCGGAGTGAGGTTTTTCATGTATGGTGTTTTTACTTTGTGTGTTTCGTTCCTTTGTTGTTCCTTAGGTTGATTGTTATAAAAGAAGAACCTTTGGATGGACCTGTTTCACATGCGCTTTATTTTTCTCTATAGGTatgttgctttgtttttttattttcaataatcaGTGCACGAGTCATatgtgaaaaaaacttttctggtGTTTTTGTGTTAGTGAATAGTTCTATTTCTGGAGTTGTATCTGTAATTAATGcttcttttactgtatgtatgggagacctcctgggaaaaactaaggttggtgctggaagttagtggggcctgcaggtccatgtgggtcctaatgcccagtgtagtgacgggaacactatactgtaaaacaggcgccgtccttcggatgagatgtaaaaccgaggtcctgactctctgtggtcattaaaaatcccagggcgtttcttgaaaagagtaggggtgtaaccgcggcgtcctggccaaatttcccattggcccttaccaatcatggcctcctaataatccccatctatgaattggtttcattactctgctctcctccccactgatagctgatgtatggtgagtgttctggcgcactatggctgccgttgcatcatccaggtggatgctgcacattggtggtagtggaatGGAGTCCTCATTAACTTTACTCaaagtaaagtgctttgagtggagtgtccagaaaagcgctatataagtgtaagtaattattattattaatcgtTATAAAACAAGAACCTTTGGATGGACCCATTTCACATGCGCTTTATTTTACTCTGTAGCGCTCTCCTGCTGGTCCAGGTAACTCATTTACGTAGTGAACACAACGCAGAGCTAGGACATTGATTTTGGCGGGTTTGCATCTGCTACACTAGTTTgtataaaataagaaagaaaatgaatcagTTTGTTGTAAGGGGTTAAAAACGACATGGGCCAGAAGAAGAAAATgtcaataaaacaaatacagacaATGAAAcgtgcaaacagaaaaaaaagagtcgGGGCATCAGCGATGAGGAAAGGAAAGTACTGGAAGAATGAAGGAGCAAATTTGCCTTGATTGATAAGAGATTGGCAGCCtttctgtttgctttgtaataaaattattggcgcttgcaaaatgtacaatgtaaaaagatattttgaTACTACTCGCAAGAGTTTTGACCAGCAATACCAAGTGATAAGTCTCTCAAGATAAGTAATCTAGAAAAAGCTGCTATTGCTGAGCAGAAAATCATGCAAGCTACTTTAAAAGTGTCCCAAGTGGTGATGCTAGCCGCGTTCAAAATGTCATGGCTACCCGCTAAACATGGCAAACAATTCAGTGATGGTGAACTAGTAAATTACTGTTTTCTTGAATCACAATGCCACTTTGAGGACTTGAGCAACAACAGAGAGATAATTCACAGGATAAAAAGTTTACAGCTAAGCAATGACACAGTTACGTGATGAATTGCAGAAATGTCTGAGAACCTGACAGCACAGCTAAAGGATAAAGTAGCCGCTGCTTCTGCCTTAAGTTTAGCTGCAGATGAATCTGCGGATATATACATGTTTGAGAGACCTTCATCTGGAATCTCAACTTTGTTGTGCAGTCACACAATTAGAGCCCGACTACGTGGGTTTGGTCTCCTCCAGGCAGTATTAAGTATCCCATTCATGTGAGTACTATACTGTCAGAGTTAAGAATGTTAAGAATATatagtgccttgcgaaagtattcggcccccttgaacttttcaaccttttgccacatttcaggcttcaaacataaataaaattttttattttatgtgaagaatcaccaacaagtgggacacaattgtgaagtggaacgaaatctattggatttttgaaacttttttaactaataaaaaaaatgaaaagtggggcgtgcaaaattattcggcccccttgcgttaatactttgtagagccaccttttgctgcgattacagctgcaagtcgcttggggtatgtctctatcagttttgcacatcgagagactgaaattcttgcccattcttccttgcaaaacagctcgagctcagtgaggttggatggagagcgtttgtgaacagcagttttcagctctttccacagattctcgattggattcaggtctggactttgacttggccactcaaacacctggatacgtttatttgtgaaccattcctttgtagattttgctgtatgtttgggatcattgtcttgttggaagataaatctccgtcccagtttcaggtcttttgcagactccaacaggttttcatccagaatggtcctgtatttggctgcatccatcttcccctcaattttaaccatcttccctgtccctgctgaagaaaagcaggcccaaaccatgatgctgccaccaccatgtttgacagtggggatggtgtgttgagggtgatgagctgtgttgcttttacgccaaacatatcgttttgcattgtggccaaaaagttcgattttggtttcatctgaccagagcaccttcttccacatgtttggggtgtctcccaggtggcttgtggcaaactttagatgagactttttatggatatctttgagaaatggctttcttcttgccactcttccataaaggccagatttgtgcagtgtaagactgattgttgtcctatggacagactctcccacctcagctgtagttctctgcagttcatccagagtgatcatgggcctcttggctgcatctctgatcagtcttctccttgtctgagctgaaagtttagagggacagccaggtcttggtagatttgcagtggtctgatactccttccatttcaagatgatcgcttgcacagtgctccttgggatgtttgaagcttgggaaatctttttgtatccaaatccggctttaaacttctccacaacagtattacggacctgcctggtgtgttccttggtcttcatgatgctctctgcgctttcaacagaaccttgagactatcacagagcaggtgcatttatacagagacttgattacacacaggtggattctatttatcaccatcagtcatttaggacaacattggatcattcagagatcctcgctgaacttc contains:
- the LOC102690394 gene encoding ubiquinol-cytochrome c reductase complex assembly factor 5, producing MLLNSQSIRYVLSLVPGKRRFGTYRFLPLFFVLGGVMEWIMINVRIGKETFYDVYRRKQSERNYQKKTEEGLANQANG